In Streptomyces puniciscabiei, a single genomic region encodes these proteins:
- a CDS encoding DUF6230 family protein, which translates to MESQVRGGTRWKRFAVVMVPSVAATACIGVALAQGALAASFSVSGQSFKVTADKLVGQGFEQYGAIDSGYTLDGQKTAHPVAVSGFKSATISNMCQSVVTPNIPLFGSVSLVLKAGADKPVEADNLYIDVADLNADATFNNIDIGVAGKDASKGPGMKGGGEQANPYGFAQQADSATLTDVKQTAWATTAGTFKLSGLHMSLQTGTHECY; encoded by the coding sequence ATGGAGTCCCAGGTGCGTGGCGGGACCAGATGGAAGCGGTTCGCTGTGGTCATGGTGCCCAGCGTGGCCGCCACGGCGTGCATAGGTGTCGCCCTCGCGCAGGGCGCTCTCGCGGCGTCGTTCAGCGTGTCGGGCCAGTCGTTCAAGGTGACGGCGGACAAGCTCGTCGGTCAGGGCTTCGAGCAGTACGGCGCGATCGACAGCGGGTACACCCTCGACGGACAGAAGACGGCGCACCCGGTTGCGGTCTCGGGCTTCAAGTCGGCCACGATCAGCAACATGTGCCAGTCCGTCGTCACGCCGAACATCCCGCTGTTCGGCTCGGTGAGCCTGGTCCTGAAGGCGGGCGCCGACAAGCCGGTCGAGGCTGACAACCTCTACATCGACGTCGCCGACCTCAACGCCGACGCCACCTTCAACAACATCGACATCGGTGTGGCCGGCAAGGACGCCAGCAAGGGTCCCGGCATGAAGGGCGGCGGCGAGCAGGCCAACCCGTACGGGTTCGCCCAGCAGGCCGACTCGGCCACGCTGACCGACGTGAAGCAGACGGCCTGGGCGACCACGGCCGGAACCTTCAAGCTCAGCGGCCTGCACATGTCGCTGCAGACGGGTACGCACGAGTGCTACTGA